The window GTCTTAAGCAGTTTTCTGTACAAGATAGACTGTCAGGGAAACTCTTCCTTCAGTTGCCAGACACATGTAGGGGACATCACAGGTAACTGGGGGTAGTACAAATGATGGTTACTATTATAACTTGAAATGACCAAAATAATTGACGAatttggtgaactccatgatgtATGGCATCTGCTCAACTATTTGCAGAACTTGTACAGCATTGGGCTCGCAACTTCATGGCTTCTTGGTGTTCCACATGGCGACAGTCACACACAACATCGAGGATTCGTAGCTAATTTTCAGTGCAGAATTCATGGTTATTTGCTGCTAAAATCCAATTTTTCTATGGTTTGGCCCTCCCTAACCTGTTTTAACAGCCCTCGGTCCCCCCTGATTCGGTTTTTCTGGCTCCGCTACTGATTATGGCTGTGTGACAAGTTAATATAGCGCTGCTGCCTACTACACTGAAATGCTGACAACTTGGCCGACGATGGGTGGACGCTGCAGGATGCATCGATCATTAAAAATTCCGTCATGCTTGAGATGTTCAGGCATCCAGAAGCTCATGGTAAGCTCTCCCTCGAATCATTTCTGCCATCCAGTGAGTACATTAGTCGTTTCGGTTCGTAGCCATATCTGAAAATACAAGTGTCAAGTACTAAAACTGAAATGAGTTAACCAAGTGCCTGTACAAACGTGCAAAGAAACTGAATCACACGGCGACCAAAGAAAAATAACAGAGCGCCCCAGCAAAATCAAGAAGCCCGTGGGACACAGCATATCTTCTAATTCAATCACTGCAACAACTTGGTACATGTGACAAGAACACCATCGCAGAATCACGGAGCAATTTACAAGCAAAATTAAAGTCATTCGAGCATCAGATCGATAACTGAACTTTCCATTGGCATTTCATTCGAGCATCACGATACATTAGGATCAGAAGACACGTCATAtcaacaccaacaaacagaagcacccGACAGGCCGACGCCCATCCAGATCACAAGACAAGAACAGCTACTACCAGTATTACCGGCGACCCCAAATCTAGGCGCGCTCCCCGCGGATGCGGCGTGCGAGCtggatgtccttgggcatgatgGTGACGCGCTTGGCGTGGATGGCGCACAGGTTGGTGTCCTCGAAGAGGCCGACGAGGTACGCCTCGGCGGCCTCCTGGAGCGCGGAGACGGCGGAGCTCTGGAAGCGGAGGTCGGTCTTGAAGTCCTGCGCGATCTCACGGACGAGGCGCTGGAAGGGGAGCTTGCGGATGAGCAGCTCCGTGCTCTTCTGGTACTTGCGGATCTCCCGGAGCGCGACGGTTCCCGGCCTGAAGCGGTGTGGCTTCTTCACGCCGCCGGTCGCCGGCGCCGACTTGCGAGCAGCCTTGGTGGCGAGCTGCTTCCTCGGCGCCTTGCCGCCGGTGGACTTGCGCGCCGTCTGCTTTGTGCGGGCCATCGGAACTTGGGGTGGCTGGGGATCTGGCTGCTGTGAGGCTCTGGTGTTTGGAGATCGAGAATTTCACTTGGCGGTGGTTGATTTGGTGGAGGAATGGAGATGGATTTTAAAGGGGATCGAGGATGGGTGTTTGGTGCTTCGCGCGCGATAATTTGGGGGCTCGGGTTTCCGCCAGGCGGGGCGGGGGAAGCGGAGGGTGGGATGGGCGCCGTTGGATCGCGGCCGAATGGAGGGTTGGGATTTGCGTTCGCGGCTCTCACGCGGATCGTGATCCGTGTGCTCAATGAGCGGTGCTGCAGACTGGTGACCGAGTTCTGTTTTGGCAGGCTGGTGAACGAGTTTTCGTTTGGCATTTTCCATTGCGGCCAACTCCATGATGGATCGTCCGATTTTTTGTCTTTTGGGTCCAGTGCGGCCGGCGCATTTCAAC of the Triticum aestivum cultivar Chinese Spring unplaced genomic scaffold, IWGSC CS RefSeq v2.1 scaffold13765, whole genome shotgun sequence genome contains:
- the LOC123176104 gene encoding histone H3.2; the encoded protein is MARTKQTARKSTGGKAPRKQLATKAARKSAPATGGVKKPHRFRPGTVALREIRKYQKSTELLIRKLPFQRLVREIAQDFKTDLRFQSSAVSALQEAAEAYLVGLFEDTNLCAIHAKRVTIMPKDIQLARRIRGERA